In Paludibacter propionicigenes WB4, the genomic window ACGAAATAGCTCTGTAGCCCGTTTTCATCTTTCAGATTCAGATTTTTTATCATTGCCTGACAATCCGGACAGGTTTTCCAACGGTCTTTCGGGCATTCATCACCACCAATATGAATATATGTGCTTGGGAAAATAGCCATAATCTCGGTCAATACATCCTCCAGAAATTTGAATGTGGTATCGCGCGGACAATATACCTCCTTGAAAACACCCCATTTAGTTGCCACTTTCACCGACGAATCCTGCTTGCACGACAAATACGGATAAGCCGCAATAGCCGCCTGTGCATGCCCCGGAAGTTCTATTTCGGGAATCACCGTAATAAACCGCTCTTTGGCATAAGCCACTATTTCGCGTGCTTCGGCTTGCGTATAAAATCCACCGTAGGGTTTACCATCGTACGCCTGAGGTAGCCGGTCGTAGTAATAGCCCACCAGCGTTTCAGCACGCTTCGAACCAACTTCCGTCAGACGCGGATATTTCTTTATCTCAATGCGCCAACCCTGATCTTCGGTAAGATGCCAGTGAAAAGTATTGAATTTATGAATGGCCATAGCATCAATATACTTTTTGATAAACGCTATCGGAAAGAAATGACGACAAACATCCAAATGCAACCCCCTGTAAGCAAAACGTGGCGAGTCCTTAATCTCCACCGCACGGGCCGACCATTTTTTACCTGCTACCAACTTCTTTCCATAGATTGCTTCAGGCAAAAGTTGATACAAAGTATGCAAACCATAGAAGAAACCGTTAGCTGCTGATGCTTTTATACTGATTGCATTTGCCGAAATACTCAAGCGATAAGCTTCAGCATTTTCAAGATTCACCTCCGGCTGAAATATCACAGCATTGTTGGTTTTCCGATTAGCGTTAGCAATGTCCGCCATGGCTAATTTTATGCCCGAAACCACCTCAAAGTGCGCTGAAAACTGCCGTGCCAGCCTCAACACCTCCGGCTTATTAAACGGGCAATAAACAGTGGTTCGTTTATTAAAAGTAAATGAACCGGATTGGGGAATTAATGTTTGAGGATAAGGAATAATGTTGTATTCGCCTGCCAAAAGCAAACTAAATGAGTTACAACCCACAAGCACACAAACTCCCATCAAACGGCGTCGAAAAAAAGTTGAAAGTTTTATCATTATCTTTAAAATATTTTGATTTTAAGCCTTACAAATATAGAGTTTTTTAAGCAATTACTGCTGCTTTTTCAATCAGAAAACCTGATAAATATTCATTTTAGGATTCGTTTGAATACTAAAAAAAGCTAAGACCAAAATTCTATCCAACTATTTATCAACCATATAAAAAAACGGCTCCCGGCACTGTCAAAAAATAATAAGACGAAATACGAAGGAAAAAAAATAATTCCTTACCTTAGTAGCCTGAAAACTAACAAAAAGACTATATGCTTATAATTGGAATTGCGGGTGGAACAGGTTCAGGAAAATCAACCGTTGTACGCAAAATTTTAGAACGGCTGCCACAAGGCGAAGTGGTAATTCTTCCTCAGGATTCATATTATCGCGACAGTAGCCATTTACCGCTCGAAGAAAGACTGGAAATAAACTTCGATCATCCCGATTCGATAGAATTTGAGCTTTTGGTGCAACACCTGAAAGAGTTGAAAAATGGTAAAGCGATAGAACAACCCATTTATTCGTACCTTACCTGCACACGCGCCACCGAAACCATTACGATACACCCGTGCCACGTCATCATTGTGGAGGGAATACTGGTACTAACCAACCCCGAACTGCGGGACATGATGGATTTGAAAGTATTTGTTGATGCCGATGCCGATGACCGACTAATACGCGTAATCAACAGAGACATTGTAGAGCGAGGCCGCTCTGTAAACAAAGTGATGGAACGCTACGAGTGCACCGTAAAACCTATGCATCTGCAATTCATAGAACCATCCAAGCGCTTTGCCGACTTAATTATCCCGCAGGGAGGAAACAACCATATTGCCATTGATATTCTAACAAAATATATACTGAGCAGACAATTAACTATTCATAATTGATTACTGCTCACTGATAACTGTTCACTGAAACGAAATCTTATGATGAAAAACGAACTACAAAAAATCATGTTTTTGGACATTGAAACTGTTCCTCAAACATCTGATTTTTCGGAATTGCCTGAAGATTTGGCTCATTTATGGGAAGAGAAATTCAATCTGATTCATAAGCGTATGCCCGAGAAGTATTCAGAAGAAACCACTGCGGCTGAAGGTTTCAATACCAGTGCGGGCATCTATTCAGAATTCGGCAAAATTGTGTGCATCTCCGTAGGATTTATCTTTTTTCAGGGCGAAACAATGCATTTCCGCACTAAGTCATTCTGCGGCGATGACGAAAAAGAGATTCTCACCGGGTTTACCGAACTGATTCATAAATTCTGTATCACCAAAGAACACACACTGTGTGGGCACAACATAAAAGAATTCGACATACCGTATATTTGCCGACGAATGCTTATAAACGGATTAAAATTACCATCAATCCTCAACATTTCAGGGAAAAAGCCTTGGGATATTACATTCATTGACACACTCGAATTGTGGAAATTTGGAGATTACAAAAACTACACCGCCCTGAAATTGCTCACGGCAGTTTTTGGCATCCCTACTCCTAAAGATGATATCGATGGAAGTCAGGTAGCAGGCGTTTATTACAAAGAAAAGAATGTAAACCGTATAGCACAATACTGCCAAAAAGATGTGGTTGCCACCGCTCAGGTTTTTCTCCGACTGAACGGATTGGAGCTTATCGACAACCAAAATATCCAGTTTATCTGAACCCTCTTTTTATGAAAAGAAGACTACCGATAATTCCATTAGTATTCTCTGTCTTTGTGTTCACCGGCTGTGGACATAAAAAGATGGTAGAATCATCGGTAGGTAATATTGTCGATCTGAAGGGGATAGTTGACTCGGATACGCTGAGAGTTGCTACCATGACCGGTTCTACTTCTTATTTTATGTATCGGGATGAACTGATGGGTTTTGATTACGAAATGGCCGAAAATCTGGCCGACTACCTGCACGTCAATATCAAAATAAGCGTTGCCCGGTCGGAAAAGGAGATGCTGGAATGGCTCGAGAACGGCAAAGTAGATTTGCTTGCCTACAACATGGTAGAAACAAAAGAGCTTAAGAATAAATTCAGTTTTGTTTTTCCACAACCGGACACTTACCAGGTTTTAGTGCAAAGTATCGGTGCCAATGCGCTTTCGGATGTTACCCAGCTCGAAGGAAAAGACGTGTACGTAAAAGCAAATAGCCCATTTCACAAGCGGCTTACGGCGCTAAACGAAGAAATTGGGGGGACGATTAACGTTATTCTGGCTCCGGACTCGCTCAATAACGACGACCTGATAGACATGGTGGCCGAAAATAAGATAAGTTACACACTGGCTTATAACAACCTGGCACAGCTTCACCGATCTTACAACCGAAAATTGGATTGCCACATGCCTGTGGGATTTAATCAGCGAAACGGCTGGCTGATCAACACCGGCTGTGTGAACCTGAGAAAAGCAATAGAAAAATGGCAACAATTACCCGAAACGGACCTTATGGTTTCGAACCTGCGGGGCAAATACCTTGATAAAAATCCTTTTCTT contains:
- the udk gene encoding uridine kinase, which translates into the protein MLIIGIAGGTGSGKSTVVRKILERLPQGEVVILPQDSYYRDSSHLPLEERLEINFDHPDSIEFELLVQHLKELKNGKAIEQPIYSYLTCTRATETITIHPCHVIIVEGILVLTNPELRDMMDLKVFVDADADDRLIRVINRDIVERGRSVNKVMERYECTVKPMHLQFIEPSKRFADLIIPQGGNNHIAIDILTKYILSRQLTIHN
- a CDS encoding 3'-5' exonuclease; the protein is MMKNELQKIMFLDIETVPQTSDFSELPEDLAHLWEEKFNLIHKRMPEKYSEETTAAEGFNTSAGIYSEFGKIVCISVGFIFFQGETMHFRTKSFCGDDEKEILTGFTELIHKFCITKEHTLCGHNIKEFDIPYICRRMLINGLKLPSILNISGKKPWDITFIDTLELWKFGDYKNYTALKLLTAVFGIPTPKDDIDGSQVAGVYYKEKNVNRIAQYCQKDVVATAQVFLRLNGLELIDNQNIQFI
- a CDS encoding transglycosylase SLT domain-containing protein — encoded protein: MKRRLPIIPLVFSVFVFTGCGHKKMVESSVGNIVDLKGIVDSDTLRVATMTGSTSYFMYRDELMGFDYEMAENLADYLHVNIKISVARSEKEMLEWLENGKVDLLAYNMVETKELKNKFSFVFPQPDTYQVLVQSIGANALSDVTQLEGKDVYVKANSPFHKRLTALNEEIGGTINVILAPDSLNNDDLIDMVAENKISYTLAYNNLAQLHRSYNRKLDCHMPVGFNQRNGWLINTGCVNLRKAIEKWQQLPETDLMVSNLRGKYLDKNPFLSLRRIEIPKGSISPFDRLFKKYAPVINWDWRLLAAVAFHESRFNTTEVSWAGAAGLMQLMPHTASNFGLNKNNCFDPEMNIEASVQYIKSLNLSFSQVSNKEERIRFILAAYNSGPAHILDAMALTKKYGKKQHTWFNHVEYFLLKMSESQFYQDPVVKYGYFRGKETAKYVHNTLETYEKYRKKTNN